GTTTTAGCAGTCGCTCGTGCTGGCGCTGGAACGAATAATGTTCCGGTCAAACAATGTACCGAAGATGGTATCGTTGTTTTTAACACACCTGGTGCCAACGCTAATGCTGTAAAAGAGCTAGTCATTGCTTGCTTGTTACTATCTGTTCGTCCTATTTTAAAAGGCTCAAACTGGGTACAAACACTAACTGGTACGGATACCGAAGAACAAGCCGAAGCGCAGAAAAAACAATTTGCTGGTACTGAATTAGAAGGTAAAAAACTCGGTGTAATTGGTCTGGGCGCAATTGGTGCAATGGTTGCAAACGACGCCTACCGTTTGGGCATGGAAGTGACAGGTTTTGATCCATTTGTGTCTGTTGATACCGCTTGGAGTATTTCTCGTCGTGTCAAACGAGCGCAAAGTATGGACGAAGTCTTGAAAACCTGTGACTTTATTACCGTTCACGTTCCTTTATCTGAAAATACCCATCACTTGATTGGTAAAGAACAACTGGCACAAATGAAAAAGAATGCAGTTTTACTTAACTTTGCCCGTGGTGAATTGGTCGAAACAGACGCCGTGATTGAAGCCTTAGCACAAGAAGAAATCAGTAATTTTGTAACAG
The Enterococcus silesiacus DNA segment above includes these coding regions:
- a CDS encoding 3-phosphoglycerate dehydrogenase, whose amino-acid sequence is MYDIKTFNAIAPVGLARFNEENFTINKTETPAGIILRSEKLHEYDFPASVLAVARAGAGTNNVPVKQCTEDGIVVFNTPGANANAVKELVIACLLLSVRPILKGSNWVQTLTGTDTEEQAEAQKKQFAGTELEGKKLGVIGLGAIGAMVANDAYRLGMEVTGFDPFVSVDTAWSISRRVKRAQSMDEVLKTCDFITVHVPLSENTHHLIGKEQLAQMKKNAVLLNFARGELVETDAVIEALAQEEISNFVTDFADERLLHNEKILVLPHLGASTEEAEINCAKMAARTLKKFLETGNIKRSVNFPTVEMAFNSPFRFTIIHRNVPNMLGQISTGIANLDINIDTMINRSRDDFAYTIVDISETDEAKINAAAEKIQAAENIIRVRTIKNTEAVSY